From Carassius auratus strain Wakin chromosome 22, ASM336829v1, whole genome shotgun sequence, a single genomic window includes:
- the LOC113040235 gene encoding tumor suppressor candidate 2-like, which translates to MMGGSSSKGKGYWPFSGSGGGDEPVKDGQEQSLARVRSVRNATPFVFTRRSSLYFDEDGDLAHEFYEETLVTKNGRKKAKLKRIHKNLIPQGIIKLDHPCIHVDFPVVICEV; encoded by the exons ATGATGGGCGGCAGCAGCTCTAAAGGTAAAGGCTACTGGCCCTTCTCAGGTTCAGGTGGAGGAGATGAGCCTGTAAAAGACGGCCAGGAGCAGAGCCTGGCCCGGGTGCGCAGCGTCCGAAACGCCACGCCATTCGTGTTTACCAGGAGGAG CTCTTTGTACTTCGATGAGGATGGCGACCTGGCCCATGAGTTTTACGAAGAAACATTAGTAACGAAAAATGGCCGCAAGAAAGCCAAACTAAAACGAATCCACAAGAATCTCATACCTCAG GGAATCATCAAGTTGGATCACCCTTGTATCCATGTCGATTTTCCGGTCGTCATCTGTGAAGTTTGA
- the LOC113040236 gene encoding ras association domain-containing protein 1 isoform X2, which translates to MTDCERLDMTWGSSASSGYCSQSDSEHELEQFYTARTSLRKTRKRKEKDEPVDCRNQELTLSEIQQKVKEYNAQVNSNLFMVLNRDGSYTGFIKVQFKLARPVSLPPPRSTSSSSSSGRDDSCQEDRALQQRTSFYLPRDTVKHLHISSSTRSREVIEALLRKFTVVDNPAKFSLFERSERHNQVYLRKLADDERPLFLRLCAGPNEKVLSLVLKENETGEVNWDAFSSPELQNFLRILQREEEDHVKQIVRRYALARDKMKEALKNFSTPG; encoded by the exons ATGACGGACTGCGAGCGGTTGGACATGACGTGGGGCAGCAGCGCGAGCAGCGGATACTGCAGCCAGAGCGACTCCGAGCACGAGCTCGAGCAGTTCTACACCGCGCGCACCTCGCTCAGAAAGACCAGAAAACGCAAGGAAAAA GATGAGCCGGTGGACTGCAGGAACCAGGAGCTGACCCTCAGTGAAATACAACAGAAAGTCAAAGAATACAACGCTCAGGTCAACAGTAACCTCTTCATGGTTCTG AACCGTGATGGATCTTACACTGGCTTCATAAAGGTCCAGTTCAAGCTGGCCCGGCCCGTGTCTCTCCCTCCTCCCCGGAGcacgtcctcctcctcctcctcaggaCGGGATGACAGTTGTCAGGAAGACAGAGCCCTGCAGCAGCGCACCTCATTCTACCTGCCCAGAGACACGGTCAAACACCTGCACATCAGCTCCAGCACACGGAGCAGAGAGGTCATCGAGGCGCTGCTGAGGAAGTTCACCGTGGTGGACAATCCAGCCAAGTTCTCACTGTTTGAACGCAGCGAGCGACACAATCAAG TGTACTTAAGGAAGTTGGCAGACGACGAACGTCCGCTTTTCCTGCGCCTGTGTGCTGGACCCAACGAGAAAGTCCTGAGCTTAGTCCTCAAAGAGAATGAAACGGGGGAAGTCAAT TGGGACGCATTCAGTTCTCCTGAACTCCAGAACTTCCTGCGCATCCTGCAGCGGGAGGAGGAGGATCACGTGAAGCAGATCGTGCGGCGCTACGCTCTGGCCAGAGACAAGATGAAAGAAGCTCTGAAGAACTTCAGCACGCCGGGCTGA